Proteins from one Panicum virgatum strain AP13 chromosome 7K, P.virgatum_v5, whole genome shotgun sequence genomic window:
- the LOC120639520 gene encoding uncharacterized protein LOC120639520 isoform X1, with protein MLTHPRVPTPVASGVLHVRDLSFLRPRKGDGEADGMTEEQEEEKYFEWRSSLVEKLEGIELNLEGVKFRMTVEIPPSDDFKVMKKSWEDFYSSELLNSRNPVRKIAKRPDTIVVCGVQSRWFADTRVSSKPSTLVTHTIFSAPDHRFLHWTFGRVDRKQGLPSGVDFSNIYILSSGPS; from the exons ATGCTTACCCACCCGCGCGTACCCACGCCTGTTGCCTCTGGCGTCCTCCACGTCCGCGATCTCTCCTTCCTCCGCCCCCgcaagggcgacggcgaggcggatGGGATGACCGAGGAACAGGAGGAGGAGAAGTACTTCGAGTGGCGGAGCTCCCTGGTCGAGAAGCTCGAAGGCATCGAGCTCAACCTGGAGGGAGTCAAGTTCAGGATGACAGTCGAGATCCCGCCGTCCGATGACTTCAAGGTGATGAAGAAGTCGTGGGAGGATTTCTACTCCTCCGAGCTACTCAATAGCA GGAACCCGGTGAGGAAGATAGCGAAAAGGCCGGACACAATTGTTGTCTGTGGTGTGCAGTCCAGGTGGTTTGCGGATACAAGAGTATCATCCAAGCCATCTACACTGGTCACGCACACAATTTTCTCAGCACCAG ATCATAGGTTTTTACATTGGACTTTTGGAAGAGTGGACAGAAAG CAGGGTCTCCCTTCAGGTGTTGATTTTAGTAATATTTACATTCTGAGTTCGGGCCCATCCTAA
- the LOC120639519 gene encoding cytochrome P450 93G1-like yields MQMEEQQGSSMAADPATAVLVALIAAAATAVALHHLLSWWRLQAPRLPPGPTSLPVIGHLHLLRPPVHRTFQELASRVGPLIHIRLGSTHCVVASTAEVAGELIRSHEGSISERPLTAVARQFAYGSAGFAFAPYNAHWRFMKRLCMSELLGPRTVEQLRPVRRAGAVVLLRAALAASARGEAVDLTRELIRLANTSVIRMVASTVPGSVADEAQELVKAVAELVGAFNVDDYIALCRGWDLQGLRRRAAAVHRRFDALLEEILRHKEEAREARRLLAADDDHRKAKDATTTHKDLLDILMDKAEDKTAEVKLTRDNIKAFIIDVVTAGSDTSAAMVEWMLAELMNHPEALRKVVAEIDAVVGGGRIAGEADLPQLPYLMAAYKETLRLHPAAPIAHRQSSEAMVVRGFTVPPQTAVFINIWAIGRDPASWEEPLAFRPERFMPGGAAEGLEPRGQQFQFMPFGSGRRGCPGMGLALQSVPAVLAALVQCFDWAAGGDGHQLIDMDESDGLVCARKQPLLLRPTPRLNPFPAVV; encoded by the exons ATGCAAATGGAAGAGCAGCAGGGCAGCAGCATGGCCGCCGATCCGGCGACCGCAGTCCTAGTGGCGCTgatcgcggccgccgccaccgccgtggccTTGCACCACCTCCTCTCCTGGTGGCGCCTGCAGGCCCCCCGGCTGCCCCCGGGCCCGACGAGCCTCCCGGTGATCGGGCACCTCcacctgctccggccgccggtcCACCGCACCTTCCAGGAGCTGGCGTCCCGCGTGGGCCCGCTGATCCACATCCGCCTGGGCTCCACGCACTGCGtggtggccagcaccgccgaGGTGGCCGGCGAGCTGATCCGCTCCCACGAGGGCAGCATCTCGGAGCGGCCGCtcacggcggtggcgcggcagtTCGCCTACGGCTCGGCGGGCTTCGCCTTCGCGCCCTACAACGCGCACTGGCGCTTCATGAAGCGCCTCTGCATGTCGGAGCTCCTCGGCCCGCGCACCGTCGAGCAGCTGCGCcccgtccgccgcgccggcgccgtggtGCTGCTGCGCGCCGCGctggcggcgtcggcgcgcggcgaggcggtggacctcACCCGCGAGCTCATCCGCCTCGCCAACACCTCCGTCATCCGGATGGTCGCCAGCACCGTGCCCGGGAGCGTCGCCGACGAGGCGCAGGAGCTCGTCAAGGCCGTCGCCGAGCTCGTCGGCGCCTTCAACGTCGACGACTACATCGCCCTCTGCCGCGGCTGGGACCTCCAGGGCCTCCGccggcgggccgccgccgtccaccgccgcTTCGACGCGCTGCTGGAGGAGATCCTCAGGCacaaggaggaggccagggaGGCGCGGAGGCTCCTCGCGGCCGACGACGACCACAGGAAGGCCAAGGACGCCACGACGACGCACAAGGACCTGCTGGACATCCTCATGGACAAAGCCGAGGACAAGACGGCGGAGGTGAAGCTCACACGGGACAACATCAAGGCCTTCATCATC GACGTGGTGACCGCTGGGTCGGACAcgtcggcggccatggtggagtGGATGCTGGCGGAGCTGATGAACCACCCGGAGGCGCTGCGCAAGGTGGTGGCGGAGATCGACGCCGTGGTGGGCGGGGGCCGGATCGCCGGCGAGGCGGACCTGCCGCAGCTGCCGTACCTGATGGCGGCGTACAAGGAGACGCTGCGGCTGCACCCGGCGGCGCCCATCGCGCACCGGCAGTCGTCGGAGGCGATGGTGGTGCGCGGCTTCACCGTGCCGCCGCAGACCGCCGTGTTCATCAACATCTGGGCCATCGGGCGCGACCCGGCCTCCTGGGAGGAGCCCCTGGCGTTCCGGCCGGAGCGGTTCatgcccggcggcgccgccgaggggCTGGAGCCCCGCGGGCAGCAGTTCCAGTTCATGCCGTTCGGCAGCGGCCGCCGGGGATGCCCCGGCATGGGTCTGGCGCTGCAGTCCGTGCCGGCCGTGCTGGCCGCGCTCGTGCAGTGCTTTGACTGGGCCGCCGGTGGCGACGGCCACCAGTTGATTGACATGGATGAGTCGGACGGCCTGGTGTGCGCTCGCAAGCAACCGCTCCTGCTCCGCCCCACACCTCGCCTCAACCCATTCCCGGCCGTCGTCTGA
- the LOC120639520 gene encoding uncharacterized protein LOC120639520 isoform X2 has protein sequence MLTHPRVPTPVASGVLHVRDLSFLRPRKGDGEADGMTEEQEEEKYFEWRSSLVEKLEGIELNLEGVKFRMTVEIPPSDDFKVMKKSWEDFYSSELLNSRNPVRKIAKRPDTIVVCGVQSRWFADTRVSSKPSTLVTHTIFSAPGKIRS, from the exons ATGCTTACCCACCCGCGCGTACCCACGCCTGTTGCCTCTGGCGTCCTCCACGTCCGCGATCTCTCCTTCCTCCGCCCCCgcaagggcgacggcgaggcggatGGGATGACCGAGGAACAGGAGGAGGAGAAGTACTTCGAGTGGCGGAGCTCCCTGGTCGAGAAGCTCGAAGGCATCGAGCTCAACCTGGAGGGAGTCAAGTTCAGGATGACAGTCGAGATCCCGCCGTCCGATGACTTCAAGGTGATGAAGAAGTCGTGGGAGGATTTCTACTCCTCCGAGCTACTCAATAGCA GGAACCCGGTGAGGAAGATAGCGAAAAGGCCGGACACAATTGTTGTCTGTGGTGTGCAGTCCAGGTGGTTTGCGGATACAAGAGTATCATCCAAGCCATCTACACTGGTCACGCACACAATTTTCTCAGCACCAGGTAAAATAAG ATCATAG
- the LOC120643028 gene encoding serine/arginine repetitive matrix protein 1-like, with product MAPTIPPSFPSRRGQRAAAPTITINSSDSDLAVPVIDVSSSSEVSAPSPVGVRSSSDSNEAMSRARTPPRRQRPSSPATRISAAPRRRPSPPVRSPAATVAFSSVMSSGTTLIEATTQQPTRISAAPPPRRPSSPVRSPVAPVAAFSDTSGGTADDTRSSQPTRSAASRRHPSPSFLSQVPALSDWGGSGMADDARSSQRTRSTGPRRHPSPPFSSQRVSASSDWGGSGTADDATTIQPTRSAAPRRRPSPPIRSPVATVAASSDLSGGTDDEVTIQLTRSAVPLQRPSPLVAASSSYWGGSGTTNTATSQPRRSAVPRRRRPSPPPVRPLVSTVTASSNWGGSGTAGNTKSQRAISAAPLRRRSPPPPSAATSGLSSGSGGGAISQRKRKAPTQWSLNDELALLATMADLRKDNLGVVPQARYILEDIRGGGRAFSRGRVDDLDVHVLSNKMNRLKEKFATTAGIAKDNGGRLPPEAPHRERELFRASKRVWPEVFADHSAAYMAAKAGRRRAKLRL from the coding sequence ATGGCGCCCACGATCCCGCCGTCCTTCCCTTCCCGCCGCggccagcgcgccgccgcccccaccatCACCATCAACTCCTCCGACTCCGATCTGGCCGTGCCCGTCATCGACGTCTCGTCGTCCTCCGAAGTGTCCGCGCCCTCCCCCGTCGGCGTCCGATCGTCGTCCGACAGCAACGAGGCCATGAGCCGCgcgaggacgccgccgcggcgccagcGTCCGTCGTCACCGGCGACGAGAATAAGtgctgcgccgcggcggcgtccgtcCCCGCCCGTCCGCTCACCGGCCGCCACCGTCGCGTTCTCGTCCGTCATGAGCAGCGGCACGACCCTGATCGAGGCCACGACCCAGCAGCCGACGAGAATaagtgccgcgccgccgccgcggcgcccgtcGTCTCCCGTCCGCTCACCGGTCGCCCCCGTCGCGGCCTTCTCCGACACGAGTGGCGGCACGGCCGACGACACCAGGAGCAGCCAGCCGACGAGAAGTGCGGCGTCGCGCCGGCATCCGTCCCCGTCCTTCCTCTCACAGGTCCCCGCCTTGTCCGACTGGGGCGGCAGCGGAATGGCCGACGACGCCAGGAGCAGCCAGCGGACGAGAAGTACGGGGCCGCGCCGGCATCCGTCCCCGCCCTTCTCCTCACAACGGGTCTCCGCCTCATCCGACTGGGGCGGCAGCGGCACGGCCGACGACGCCACGACGATCCAGCCGACGAGAAGtgcggcgccgcgccggcgtccGTCCCCGCCCATCCGCTCACCGGTCGCCACCGTCGCGGCCTCGTCCGACCTGAGCGGCGGCACGGACGACGAGGTCACGATCCAGCTGACGAGAAGTGCGGTGCCGCTCCAGCGTCCGTCCCCACTGGTCGCGGCTTCGTCGTCCTACTGGGGCGGCAGCGGCACGACCAACACCGCCACGAGCCAGCCGAGGAGATCTGCGGTGCCGCGCCGGCGTCGTCCGTCCCCGCCGCCCGTCCGCCCACTGGTCTCCACCGTCACCGCCTCGTCCAACTGGGGCGGCAGCGGCACGGCCGGCAACACCAAAAGCCAGCGTGCGATAAGTgcggcgccgctccgccgtcgatccccgccgccgccctctgccGCCACGTCCGGGCTCTCatcgggcagcggcggcggggcgatcAGCCAGCGCAAGAGGAAGGCCCCCACGCAGTGGAGCCTCAACGACGAGCTCGCGCTCCTCGCCACCATGGCCGACCTCCGCAAGGACAACCTCGGCGTGGTCCCCCAGGCTAGGTACATCCTCGAGGATATCCGAGGCGGCGGGCGCGCCTTCAGCCGCGGCCGCGTTGACGACCTGGACGTGCATGTGCTCTCCAACAAGATGAACCGCCTCAAGGAGAAGTTCGCGACGACGGCGGGCATCGCCAAGGACAacggcggcaggctcccgccggAGGCGCCGCACCGCGAGAGGGAGCTCTTCAGGGCATCCAAGAGAGTGTGGCCGGAGGTGTTCGCGGACCACAGCGCCGCATACATGGCGGCCAAAGCCGGCAGACGTCGGGCCAAGCTCCGCCTCTGA
- the LOC120639518 gene encoding formin-like protein 18 translates to MRWPRSKFRWLLSACLIFLLLQLVGATRTSLFWPPASLPSLAIPRQDEPVEQLWLSCYLNLRIPQDVRNKSHYSLLFSTIGNSYRTNNKKSSPRKISVEEAITASLLPAEVASIFVDCLNKHNSPFSEHGQQKQQEKTRNLFLNSNSINPPFAMKKRLLLEGASAIAPPPPSEKQAIRSVLSFESEARPLVTSIKKGSKPEPKGKSKDNSGTVIAGLSVACIALVALIGLCCCACRGTDDSASSYDDKPLLNLSDLSGSSRKSCSSPIDVNRLGALSINSSETEHKEFVLPKKAAAREMSMKSEFERRSNAQALKLSSYEISTVAGCPVTSTNSQDVKAAAQTPSSNASESTCEPAADPAPPPPPPPPLLKVPPPPSAPPAPPAPSAPPPPKLPAAAGSSNPPPPGPPPPPAPRPAAGPGPPPPPSKPGAGPPPPAMPGPPKARGPPPLKKAGNVAGPSAADSNKTKLKPFFWDKVTANPDQAMVWDQIKAGSFQFNEEMIESLFGCHAVDKKSGDGKKDAAKDVPQFVRILDAKKAQNLAISLKALSVSAEEVRNAVMEGHELPTDLIQTLIRWTPTSDEELRLRLYTGELTQLGPAEQFLRTIIDIPYLYQRLDVLLFMSSLPEEAANAEQSFKTLKVACHEVRNSRLFKKLLEAVLKTGNRMNDGTFRGGAQAFKLDTLLKLSDVKGVDGKTTLLHFVVQEIIRSEGVRAVRAAKEQSNSSMSSVTSDDLTEDVSDDTEHYKQLGLGVVSSLSDDLQNVRKAACLDSDALTISVASLGHKLVKANEFLNTGMKSLDEDSGFHRKLTQFIEQSQVRVTHLLEEEKKLRALVRTTVDYFHGSTGKDEGLRLFVIVRDFLGMLDKVCREVKEAAAKAASNKKPSAAGAGSGSKGRQPSQASSSFRDPRQQLVPAIQDRRSATAGSSSSSSDSDD, encoded by the exons ATGAGGTGGCCGAGGAGCAAATTCAGATGGCTCCTCAGCGCATGCCTCATttttctgctgctgcagctcgTTGGTGCGACCAGGACTAGCTTGTTCTGGCCACCAGCCTCCCTGCCGTCTCTTGCAATCCCAAGACAAGATGAACCG GTGGAACAATTATGGCTCAGTTGCTATCTAAACTTGAGAATTCCTCAAGATGTTAGAAACAAGTCCCATTATAGCCTTCTATTCAGCACTATTGGCAATTCCTATAGAACAAATAATAAGAAGTCCTCTCCTCGGAAGATCAGTGTTGAGGAAGCAATCACTGCTAGTTTGTTGCCTGCAGAAGTTGCCAGCATCTTTGTGGACTGCTTAAACAAGCATAATTCCCCTTTCTCTGAACATGGACAGCAGAAGCAGCAGGAGAAAACCAGGAACTTATTTCTCAACTCTAACAGTATCAACCCTCCTTTTGCAATGAAAAAAAGACTTTTACTTGAAGGAGCATCTGCCATTGCTCCACCCCCACCTTCAGAAAAACAGGCAATAAGAAGTGTTTTGTCTTTCGAATCAGAAGCTCGCCCACTAGTCACTAGTATCAAAAAGGGTTCTAAACCAGAGCCAAAAGGCAAGAGCAAGGACAACAGTGGCACTGTTATCGCTGGTTTGTCAGTGGCCTGTATAGCATTGGTGGCTCTTATTGGTCTGTGCTGTTGTGCTTGTCGTGGAACCGATGATTCAGCATCATCATATGATGATAAACCACTGCTGAATTTGAGCGATTTATCAG GTTCTTCTCGCAAGTCATGCTCTTCCCCAATTGATGTCAACCGGTTGGGGGCATTGTCAATCAATTCTTCAGAGACCGAGCATAAGGAATTTGTATTACCTAAGAAGGCAGCAGCAAGAGAAATGTCAATGAAGTCGGAGTTTGAGCGACGTAGCAATGCACAGGCGTTGAAGCTAAGCTCTTATGAAATAAGCACCGTTGCTGGATGTCCAGTGACCTCTACTAATTCTCAGGATGTGAAagctgctgctcaaactcctTCTAGTAATGCTAGCGAGAGCACTTGTGAACCTGCAGCAGATCcagcaccaccgccaccaccaccaccccctcTCCTAAAGGTTCCTCCTCCACCATCTGCACCACCTGCGCCGCCTGCACCGtctgcaccacctcctccaaagTTGCCAGCAGCTGCTGGTTCAAGCAATCCgcctccaccaggaccacccccACCTCCTGCTCCCAGGCCTGCAGCCGGACCTGGAcctccaccgccaccatctAAACCTGGAGCTGGACCTCCACCACCAGCGATGCCCGGTCCTCCAAAAGCACGCGGGCCTCCACCGTTGAAGAAGGCAGGAAACGTTGCCGGTCCTTCCGCGGCAGACTCTAATAAAACAAAGCTGAAGCCATTCTTTTGGGATAAAGTTACTGCGAATCCGGATCAAGCAATGGTGTGGGATCAAATTAAAGCAGGATCCTTCCA GTTTAACGAGGAGATGATTGAGAGTCTTTTTGGTTGTCACGCTGTTGACAAGAAAAGTGGCGATGGCAAAAAGGATGCAGCAAAGGATGTCCCTCAATTTGTTAGGATACTCGATGCTAAAAAGGCGCAGAACTTAGCGATATCATTGAAGGCATTGAGTGTTTCAGCTGAAGAAGTACGCAATGCAGTTATGGAAG GGCATGAACTTCCCACTGATTTGATACAAACCTTGATAAGGTGGACTCCAACTAGCGACGAGGAGCTTAGGCTTCGGCTGTACACCGGAGAGCTCACCCAACTGGGTCCTGCGGAGCAATTCTTGAGGACAATCATTGACATCCCTTATCTCTACCAGCGCCTGGATGTTTTGCTTTTCATGTCCAGTTTGCCGGAGGAAGCTGCGAATGCAGAGCAGTCATTTAAAACCCTGAAG gtGGCCTGCCATGAGGTCAGGAACAGCCGTCTATTCAAGAAGCTGCTGGAGGCTGTACTCAAGACTGGTAACCGAATGAACGACGGCACTTTTCGAGGGGGCGCCCAGGCATTTAAGCTGGACACCCTCCTGAAGCTCTCGGATGTGAAGGGGGTCGATGGCAAGACAACGCTGTTGCATTTTGTTGTCCAGGAGATAATTCGCTCAGAGGGTGTGCGCGCTGTGCGGGCTGCCAAAGAGCAGAGCAATAGCAGCATGTCCAGCGTGACCTCTGATGATCTCACTGAGGACGTCAGTGATGACACGGAGCACTACAAGCAGCTAGGCCTAGGCGTCGTTTCCAGCCTGAGCGACGACCTCCAGAACGTGCGCAAGGCGGCATGCCTGGACTCGGATGCCCTGACTATCTCAGTGGCGAGCTTGGGGCACAAGCTGGTGAAGGCCAACGAGTTCCTGAACACAGGCATGAAGAGCTTAGACGAGGACAGCGGGTTCCATCGGAAGCTGACCCAGTTCATCGAGCAGTCTCAGGTGCGGGTGACCCACCTTCTAGAGGAGGAAAAGAAGCTACGCGCGCTCGTGCGCACCACGGTGGACTACTTCCACGGGAGCACAGGGAAGGACGAGGGCCTGCGGCTGTTTGTCATCGTGCGCGACTTCCTGGGAATGCTGGACAAGGTGTGCAGAGAGGTGAAAGAGGCGGCCGCCAAGGCTGCTTCTAACAAGAAACCTTCGGCAGCAGGAGCTGGATCAGGGTCAAAGGGCAGGCAGCCTTCGCAGGCATCGTCGTCTTTCCGCGATCCCCGGCAGCAACTGGTGCCAGCAATCCAAGATCGGAGGAGCGCGACGGCAGGCAGCTCTAGTTCGTCTTCGGACTCTGATGACTGA